The Aphelocoma coerulescens isolate FSJ_1873_10779 chromosome 2, UR_Acoe_1.0, whole genome shotgun sequence genome contains a region encoding:
- the LOC138105253 gene encoding fatty acid-binding protein 5 produces MCVCGRRASTAAACPLMPPRAGLAGRGLGGEGAGARREPHWLFPAAHVAGPAIKAAAASLQPVLLPSRFYRDAASSSAAAMAIDAFLGKWCLVSSEGFEEYMKELGVGMAMRKMGSMAKPDVYIIKDGDTITIKTESTFKTSQFSFKLGEKFEENTLDGRKTQTLVSFKDDGSLIQEQEWDGKKTTITRKLVDGQLVVECDMNGVKCVRVYQKA; encoded by the exons atgtgtgtgtgcggGCGTAGGGCGAGCACTGCCGCGGCGTGCCCGCTCATGCCGCCGCGGGCGGGACTCGCCGGgcgggggctcggcggggaaggggccggggcgcggcgggagcCCCATTGGCTCTTCCCGGCAGCACATGTTGCCGGCCCCGCTATAAAGGCGGCCGCGGCCTCATTGCAGCCCGTCCTTCTGCCTTCGCGTTTCTACAGGGACGCCGCCAGCTCCAGTGCCGCCGCCATGGCCATCGACGCGTTTTTGGGCAAATGGTGCCTCGTCTCCAGCGAGGGCTTCGAGGAGTACATGAAGGAGCTAG GTGTGGGTATGGCtatgagaaaaatgggaagcatGGCCAAACCAGACGTTTACATTATTAAGGATGGGGACACAATCACCATAAAAACAGAAAGCACCTTCAAAACCTCACAGTTCAGCTTCAAGCTTGGTGAGAAATTTGAGGAAAATACATTAGATGGCAGGAAAACTCAG ACCCTTGTCAGCTTTAAAGATGATGGGTCATTGATTCAAGAGCAGGAATGGGATGGCAAGAAGACCACAATAACAAGGAAGCTAGTTGATGGACAATTGGTGGTG GAATGTGACATGAATGGTGTCAAGTGTGTTCGAGTCTACCAGAAAGCATGA